The window AGCCATTTCTTCTAGCTTGATGCCGAGATTAAACGCCGTATTTCGACCAAGGTGTTGATCTGGCAAGAATAATAGTCTTTTATTTCTCTCCAATGCCCATTTCACCATTTTTTCTGCATTAGACGAGGTTACAGTTGCCCCGTGATGACGCCCCACAAAAGCTTTAATCGCTGCAGTTGAATTAACGTAGGTCAAGGGAATGATCGTTTCACCCAATAAGTCTATTAATTCCTGCCATGCTCTTTCTGTTTGAAAAATATCGGCCATATCAGCCATCGAGCAACCAGCACGCATGTCTGGTAAATATACTGTTTGATTCTCTGCGGTAAGAATATCTGCAGTTTCTGCCATAAAATGAACACCGCAAAAAACAATTGCTTCGGCATCTTTGTTTTCCGCAGAATATTGAGCAAGCTTCAAGGAATCTCCGGTAGCATCAGCGAACTGAAACACTTCATCCTTTTGATAGTGATGCCCTGGAATAAATAACTTTTTTCCTAGCCTAGCCTTTACCTCTCTTACTCTTTCCTCCAATTCTTCCCGATTCATAAACCTAAAATAATCAGGAATAGAAGTAGTTTTTACGAGAGTATCTAATAAATTCATCGAATTCCCCCCCTATGAATGTATCATCAAGATGTGATTGATACTTTAACACTAATATCAATTGCCTTAGCTGAGTGAGTCAAAAAACCAAGTGAAATATAATCAACACCTGTACTGCCGTATGAAGCTACGTTTTCCAGCGTGATTCCGCCAGAAGCTTCTGTAATAATTGAATCAGGAACTAAATCAATCCAAGCTTTAATTTCTTCAGGAGTTCGATTGTCGAACATGATAACGTCGGTACCCGAGGCAATAGCTTCTTTTACTTGTTCCAACGTTTCAGTTTCAACTTCTATTTTCACCATATGCCCGATTTGTTCCCGAACTTTTACGACAGCTTTTGTAATTGAACCGGCAAAGGAAATATGGTTGTCTTTAATCATGACTCCGTCATACAACCCATAACGGTGATTATAGCCGCCGCCAATTCGGACCGCATATTTTTCTAACATTCGTAAACCTGGTGTTGTTTTTCTCGTATCACAAATACGTGTTTTCGTACCGTTTAATTTTGAAACCGCATTATGGGTTAAAGTGGCTACACCACTCATTCTTTGAACTAAATTAAGGATTACCCTTTCACCCGATAACAAATCCGATATGTTTCCTGTTACCCTAGCAAGGATTTGGCCTTTTTCAATTTTATTGCCATCATGAACATAAAGCTCAACCCTATTTTGATTACTCAGTAATCCGAATCCTACAGTGATAATTTCTTCACCACAAAAAATTCCGTCTTCTTTTGCAATAAAGGAAATTTCACCATACTCTTCTTTTCCGAAAATGAGTTCAGTCGAGATATCCCGTTCACCCATATCCTCAAGAAAATACTGCTCTAGCATAGCTCGTAACTTTAGTTTGTTCATCTTCTTCAAATCTCCCTTTTCCATATTGATAGATCAATTGTTTATTTTGCCAATGATCATCATTCTCTAGAGGAAAATCAGATCTAAAGTGGCCGCCACGACTCTCCGTTCTTTCTAATGCCGCAGTTGTAATAAGTAAAGAGGTCAGGCATTCAAGCGTGCTTTGAATCTCTGAAGCTGATAGATTATCAAATGCTCCAAAATCTTGTTCAAGTTGTACGAAGCCTTCAAGCCAATCCTTTTGCCATTGTAATCCTTCTCTATTTCGGACAATCCCAACCTGTTCCATCATCGTCCTTCTTAATTCGTTCTTGTCTGGGAAGGATAGTGGCATAAAGATTGGCCTTTTTGATTTTAATGGAAATTGGATGTCCTCATTACTAGCCGTACTTAAATTAATGTGCTCTGCCAATCTCTTTCCAAAATACATTCCTTCCAGGAGTGAATTACTGGCTAAACGATTTGCTCCGTGAAGACCTGTACAGGCTACCTCTCCGATCGCATACAAACCAGTAATATTGGTTTGACAATTCATGTCAACCTTTACGCCACCCATGAGAAAATGACTTCCGGGGACAACAGGAATCATTCCTGCCTTCAAATTAATATTATTTTGAATACATAAGGCTGTTATACTTGGAAACTTTTTCGCGAAATGTTCAATCATTGTTATATCAAGAAATATCTCTTCTCCATTTTGGAGATATTCAAAAATGGTTTGTGAAACAATATGGCGGGGAGCTAAATCCTTTAATGGATGGATATCGTCCATGATTGCTTTCCCATTCTTTGTTTTAAGAATTGCCCCTTGTCCTCGAACAGCTTCTGAAATTAGTCCGCATATCTGACCATTTTTAACTAGCATGGTGGGATGGAACTGGATAAATTCTATATCCGTGATTTCCGCTCCAGCAAGATATGCCATAGCGATCCCATCACCAGTTACATTCGGACTATTGGACGTTAGACTATATAAATAACCACAACCACCTGTAGCAATAACAGTGTGGTCTGAGAAATAATATTGGATATTTCCAACGGAATCTTTTCCTTTTACACCGATACATTGCTGTTTTTCATTAATTATTAATTCATATACAAAAATATCTTCAATAACAGAGATATTATTTTTTAAAGTATCGACAAGGAAATCAATGACATGTTTCCCTGTTGCATCCCCACCTGAATGAACGATACGATTCCTACTGTGGGCGCCTTCCATTCCTAGCAACATTTGCCCTAAACGATCTTCATCAAAAGAAAATCCTTTTTGCCGTAGGTCCGTTATTAATTGGGGTGCTTCTTTTGTTATTTTGAAAACAACCTCTTCATTGTTGTGATACCGACCCGCATCCATTGTATCTTTGCTATGATAATAAAAGTGATCGTTTTTGCCAACAGAGGCAGCAATTCCTCCCTGTGCTAAAGATGAGTTACTGTCTTTAATATTAGACTTTGTGAGTATCATCACATTCTTATTTGAATTTATGTGGTGCGCCATTTGCAACGCCGCAATTCCACTTCCGATAATAATCACGTCAGCTTTTTTCAAGATTGTTCCCTCCTGAGACTAAACATGTGTCTTGACACATATCTTTACACAGTTTTACACTTATGACAAGTATTTTTTGAAATTTACAGTTAACTGGAGAGGAAAAATGAAATATTTCGATTACGCCGCAACCTGTCCCTTAGACCAAGACGCTGCTTCTGTATATGTTAAAATCGCGACTGAACATTATGGTAATTCCCAAAGCCTCCATGATATTGGTGATGAAGCCAGTCAATTATTAGAAAACTGCCGTATTGAGTTCTCACAAATGCTAAATGCTGAAAAAGAAGGGATTTTCTTTACAAGTGGAGGGTCAGAAGGGAACTTTCTAGCAATTGAATCGTTACTTTCAGGGAATAAGAAAGATGGTAATCATATTATCACGACAATTGCTGAGCATTCTTCCATTCAAAGTGTAATCGATCGTTTAAAGCTTAACGGATTTCGGATCACTTATTTACCTTTTAATGATGAGGGCTTAATAGAAGTCTCTGAATTTGCTCAGGCAATCTGTGAGGATACAATCATGGCTGTCATTCAGCATGGGAATTCAGAAATAGGGACAGTCCAACCCATTGTTGAAATCGGCAAACTTTGCCAAAAACATGGCATCCTTCTCCATTCTGACTGTGTTCAAACATTTGGTAAGTGGAATCTAAAACAGATTACTCCATATATTGATAGCCTTTCTTTATCAGGTCACAAGTTTTATGGTCCAAAGGGTACGGGCGCAGTTTACATTCGTCCTCAATTGACATGGGTACCTGTTTTTCCAAACACTACCCATGAAAAAGGATTCCGGCCTGGAACTATTAATGTGGCTGGAATTGCTGCAATGACGATTGCTGCAAAAAAAGCGAATTCAACTCTTGATCAAGACATGGTTCACTATTTGAACCTACGGAAGATCTTGATTGATTCTCTAGGACCAGTTTCAGATCGGATTATCATACACGGATCCATTGGTGACCAACATCAGTTACCAAGCATAATTGGAATGAGCATCATAGGGGTTGAAGGTCAATGGATGCTGTTGGAGTGCAATCGTAATGGGTTTGCTATTTCAACTGGTAGCGCCTGCCATAGTGGAATGAAATCTCCCTCACAATCGATGATTGCGTTAGGACTTTCGGGAAAAAAAGCAAAAGAGTATTTTCGAATCTCTTTAGGTCGAGATGTAATTGAGGACGATATTAGAAACCTTGCTAATTTATTTGTTAAAACCGTTTATTCAATTAGTGAGAATTAATTCATACTATGTTCAACAATAAAAACTACAAAATTTGTCCCCAACCTACTTTATTTTTGTTGGGGGTTTTTCTTTTTATGTCTAAAATCAAGATATTTTCCATTTTAAACGAAATATATGGTGAAAAATGATGAAAGATTTTATAATATTCTGAATTTACAAAAATATTAGCAGAAGCTATAATAAAGACTGTATTTGGTAGACAACCAATACAAATCGATCATAGGGGAGGATTTTTATGGCAGTTAATGAAAAGGCTTTCAATAAAGGTTTTGATGATAATGGCGCAGAACTTGATTATTCGAAGATTGTCAAAACAGCTTCATTTCAAAAACTACTTCGCGTAAAAAGAGGCTTTATTGTACCCATGTCAATATTTTTCTTAGTGTTTTATTTTACACTGCCCGTTCTGACCGCTTACTCTGACATCCTGAATCAGAAAGCTTTTGGTGACATTACTTGGGCATGGGTGTTTGGATCAGCTCAGTTCATTATGACTTGGTCCCTATGTGGCATTTATTCTGGAAAAGCTAGAAAATTTGATCAAATGGTCGAGGGAATTATCGAAGAATCTCAGAACTAGTGAACTAAGGGGGAAAAGTTTTGAATAAACTCGCATTCATACTATTTTTGATCATTGTTGGTCTAACGCTTGTTATTACCTACTTTGCTTCGAAAAGGACGAAAACAACCAGCGACTTCTATACTGCAGACAGCAGCTTAACAGGATGGCAAAACGGAATGGCAATTGCAGGTGATTACATGTCCGCTGCATCATTCCTAGGTATTGCCGGAATGATTGCCCTAACCGGTTTCGATGGATTCTTTTATAGCATTGGCTTTCTAGTTGCCTACTTAGTTGTTCTTTATGTGGTAGCGGAGCCCCTCCGAAATCTAGGAAAATATACATTAGCAGACATGATAGCGGCACGTTTCAATGATAAAAAAATCCGAGGTGTCGCAGCCCTAAATACAATGACCATTTCTATTTTTTACATGATTGCACAGCTTGTAGGAGCAGGTGGTCTGATCAAGCTTTTACTAGGTATTGATTATGTATACGCTGTCCTCATCGTTGGAACATTAATGACAGTTTACGTTGTGTTTGGTGGAATGACTGCAACAAGCTGGGTACAAATCGTTAAAGCGGTTTTATTAATGGTTGGAACGTTTATTATCTCAATGATCGTATTTTCAAAATTTGATTTTAATGTAATGAAAATGTTTACTGCCATGAAATCAGCCACACCTTTAGCCGGAACTTTCCTAAATCCAGGAAACAAATTTACCAACCCGTTAGATACGATCTCACTTAATTTAGCCCTTGTCTTAGGTACAGCAGGATTACCGCACATCTTAATTCGCTTCTTTACTGTAAAAGATTCCATTACAGCTCGTAAATCTGTTGTATACGCTACCTGGATAATCGGAATCTTCTATGTTATGACGATTTTCCTTGGTTTTGGGGCAGCTGCCTTTGTAGGCTATGACAATATTGTAGCAGCTAACGCAGCAGGCAATATGGCTGCGCCACTTTTAGCAAAAGCACTAGGTGGAGACTTCCTGTTTGCTTTTATATCTGCAGTAGCTTTTGCTACTATTCTAGCAGTAGTTGCTGGTCTCGTTCTTACAGCAGCCTCCGCCTTTGCGCACGATTTTTATAGTCACATTGTCCGCCGCGGACAAGCCACTGAAAAAGAACAAATTGTCGCAGCACGTTGGGCTTCGATAGGTGTTGCAGTATTATCGATCATCCTAGCGCTGTTTGCACAAAAAATGAATGTTGCTTTCCTAGTAGCCCTAGCTTTTGCTGTAGCAGCAAGTGCTAACCTACCAATTATTTTGTTCACAATTTTTTGGAAACGATTCAATACAACAGGTGCAATCACGGGGATGCTAGTTGGATTAATTACCTCTTTAGTTCTTGTTGCAATCAGTCCAAACGTTTGGTCTCCTGAGGCTGGTGTAGCAATCTTTGTAGGTAAACCGCTGATAAGTTTAACCAATCCAGGAATCATTTCCATTCCAGTCGGATTTATTGCCGCCATTGTTGGTACCCTTCTATCATCTAAGAAAGCTGATGTTAAGAAGTTTGATGAAATTCTGGTGAAAGCTAATACTGGAATTCATAATACGCTGAATTCCTAACTTTTAGGCTGTGTTATAGCTCAATATTGATTTTTGCACAATGTTGATTGGAGTGGTAGGCACGAAGACTCCTGCGGGAGCAGCGGGACAGGTGAGACCCCGCAGGCGCTTCAGCGCCGAGGAGGCTCACCTCCCGCCCCTAAGGTGCGCGAGTGCCTGAAACGGAAATCAACATTCTAGTTTAACAGAGCCAATATTTAAGATATCCACCTACCCCAATTAATATATTTTCCCCCTCTTGAAATCCAAGAGGGGGATTTTTTTGTTTTGTCCTGCTCCCAACACCTTTTTAAAATTTGGGCAAGCCATTAATTAGCGATTTTTCCTGATTATTATCTTTTTTATGGGTAAATATCTTTAGTGGATAGTAGTGGATTTTTCTTGATTTAATGGAAACGTTTAGTACAACTTCCCGTAGGTACACGTATAGATACAGTATAACTAAATACTAATGACAGATGAAGGAGTGAGGTCTTTAAAACATTTTCCCCCAAACTAGAAAGGAGGTGTTGGATTTTTCACAATTCACTCCTTTTTTCACGATCCTCTCATTTCTATTAACAATGACTCTCATTTTTTGGCGACCTAGAGGAATCAATGAGGCAATTCCTGCCACCATTGGGGCAATTTTTGTATTAATAAGTGGCAGTGTATCAATCGCAGATCTAGGTGAGATAAGTTCAAAAGTAAGTGGTGCAGCGATTACAATCATCTCAACTATGGTAATGGCTATTGCATTAGAAAGCTTTGGATTTTTTCATTGGGTGGCAGCCAAGCTTTTGATTGCAACAAAAAACTCTGGAATCAGACTGTTTTGGTTGACTAACCTACTGTGCTTTATGATGACCCTTTTCTTAAATAATGATGGAAGTATTTTAATTACCACACCAATTTTAATATTACTTTTAAAATATATCGGCTTAAAACATCACCAAAAATTACCATATCTTATAAGTGGAGCGATTATAGCAACGGCATCAAGTGCACCCATAGGGGTAAGTAACATTGTGAACCTGATTGCATTAAAGATAATAGGTATGGATTTGTACCTGCACACTATAATGATGTTTGTCCCTGCAACAACTGGACTTTTGTTCCTATCAGGTCTACTTTTTGTGACATTTTATAAAGACCTTCCCAAAACGCTTCCCCTATTGCCCAAACGAATCAGCCTATTTGGATTACAAAATTTTCATCCACTACAATCCGACCCTGATGTGGCATTTGAAAAAAAACAAACCAGACTAATGATTTGGGTTTTAATTTTCATTTTCATTGTACGAATCAGCTTATTTGTCGCATCCTATATCGGAGTCTCCGTTTCTTTAGTAGCTGCCCTTTGCTCAATTGGGTTATTAGGCTGGCGATGGTACATCCTAAAGATTAATCCTTTGGACATGATAAAAAAAACTCCTTGGCATATTTT of the Bacillus sp. 1NLA3E genome contains:
- the nadA gene encoding quinolinate synthase NadA; this translates as MNLLDTLVKTTSIPDYFRFMNREELEERVREVKARLGKKLFIPGHHYQKDEVFQFADATGDSLKLAQYSAENKDAEAIVFCGVHFMAETADILTAENQTVYLPDMRAGCSMADMADIFQTERAWQELIDLLGETIIPLTYVNSTAAIKAFVGRHHGATVTSSNAEKMVKWALERNKRLLFLPDQHLGRNTAFNLGIKLEEMAVWDPILHRLETRVEIDKIKVILWKGHCSVHENFTVENILQTREQYPEMNIIVHPECRREVVALSDYAGSTNYIIDRIKESKAGSSWAIGTEMNLVKRIIHQYPDKHIVSLNPHMCPCLTMNRIDLPHLVWCLDQIDKGENHHVIKVDAEIAKDAKLALQRMLDLA
- the nadC gene encoding carboxylating nicotinate-nucleotide diphosphorylase, producing the protein MNKLKLRAMLEQYFLEDMGERDISTELIFGKEEYGEISFIAKEDGIFCGEEIITVGFGLLSNQNRVELYVHDGNKIEKGQILARVTGNISDLLSGERVILNLVQRMSGVATLTHNAVSKLNGTKTRICDTRKTTPGLRMLEKYAVRIGGGYNHRYGLYDGVMIKDNHISFAGSITKAVVKVREQIGHMVKIEVETETLEQVKEAIASGTDVIMFDNRTPEEIKAWIDLVPDSIITEASGGITLENVASYGSTGVDYISLGFLTHSAKAIDISVKVSITS
- the nadB gene encoding L-aspartate oxidase; the encoded protein is MKKADVIIIGSGIAALQMAHHINSNKNVMILTKSNIKDSNSSLAQGGIAASVGKNDHFYYHSKDTMDAGRYHNNEEVVFKITKEAPQLITDLRQKGFSFDEDRLGQMLLGMEGAHSRNRIVHSGGDATGKHVIDFLVDTLKNNISVIEDIFVYELIINEKQQCIGVKGKDSVGNIQYYFSDHTVIATGGCGYLYSLTSNSPNVTGDGIAMAYLAGAEITDIEFIQFHPTMLVKNGQICGLISEAVRGQGAILKTKNGKAIMDDIHPLKDLAPRHIVSQTIFEYLQNGEEIFLDITMIEHFAKKFPSITALCIQNNINLKAGMIPVVPGSHFLMGGVKVDMNCQTNITGLYAIGEVACTGLHGANRLASNSLLEGMYFGKRLAEHINLSTASNEDIQFPLKSKRPIFMPLSFPDKNELRRTMMEQVGIVRNREGLQWQKDWLEGFVQLEQDFGAFDNLSASEIQSTLECLTSLLITTAALERTESRGGHFRSDFPLENDDHWQNKQLIYQYGKGRFEEDEQTKVTSYARAVFS
- a CDS encoding IscS subfamily cysteine desulfurase produces the protein MKYFDYAATCPLDQDAASVYVKIATEHYGNSQSLHDIGDEASQLLENCRIEFSQMLNAEKEGIFFTSGGSEGNFLAIESLLSGNKKDGNHIITTIAEHSSIQSVIDRLKLNGFRITYLPFNDEGLIEVSEFAQAICEDTIMAVIQHGNSEIGTVQPIVEIGKLCQKHGILLHSDCVQTFGKWNLKQITPYIDSLSLSGHKFYGPKGTGAVYIRPQLTWVPVFPNTTHEKGFRPGTINVAGIAAMTIAAKKANSTLDQDMVHYLNLRKILIDSLGPVSDRIIIHGSIGDQHQLPSIIGMSIIGVEGQWMLLECNRNGFAISTGSACHSGMKSPSQSMIALGLSGKKAKEYFRISLGRDVIEDDIRNLANLFVKTVYSISEN
- a CDS encoding DUF485 domain-containing protein, with product MAVNEKAFNKGFDDNGAELDYSKIVKTASFQKLLRVKRGFIVPMSIFFLVFYFTLPVLTAYSDILNQKAFGDITWAWVFGSAQFIMTWSLCGIYSGKARKFDQMVEGIIEESQN
- a CDS encoding solute symporter family protein, with amino-acid sequence MNKLAFILFLIIVGLTLVITYFASKRTKTTSDFYTADSSLTGWQNGMAIAGDYMSAASFLGIAGMIALTGFDGFFYSIGFLVAYLVVLYVVAEPLRNLGKYTLADMIAARFNDKKIRGVAALNTMTISIFYMIAQLVGAGGLIKLLLGIDYVYAVLIVGTLMTVYVVFGGMTATSWVQIVKAVLLMVGTFIISMIVFSKFDFNVMKMFTAMKSATPLAGTFLNPGNKFTNPLDTISLNLALVLGTAGLPHILIRFFTVKDSITARKSVVYATWIIGIFYVMTIFLGFGAAAFVGYDNIVAANAAGNMAAPLLAKALGGDFLFAFISAVAFATILAVVAGLVLTAASAFAHDFYSHIVRRGQATEKEQIVAARWASIGVAVLSIILALFAQKMNVAFLVALAFAVAASANLPIILFTIFWKRFNTTGAITGMLVGLITSLVLVAISPNVWSPEAGVAIFVGKPLISLTNPGIISIPVGFIAAIVGTLLSSKKADVKKFDEILVKANTGIHNTLNS
- a CDS encoding arsenic transporter, with amino-acid sequence MLSFLLTMTLIFWRPRGINEAIPATIGAIFVLISGSVSIADLGEISSKVSGAAITIISTMVMAIALESFGFFHWVAAKLLIATKNSGIRLFWLTNLLCFMMTLFLNNDGSILITTPILILLLKYIGLKHHQKLPYLISGAIIATASSAPIGVSNIVNLIALKIIGMDLYLHTIMMFVPATTGLLFLSGLLFVTFYKDLPKTLPLLPKRISLFGLQNFHPLQSDPDVAFEKKQTRLMIWVLIFIFIVRISLFVASYIGVSVSLVAALCSIGLLGWRWYILKINPLDMIKKTPWHIFIFAFNMYVIIFGLHNIGLTHLLIEYIKPIVSNSLLHASLIMGTLTAILSNTFNNHPALMISTFALTEMGLDPITMKTIYLANIIGSDIGSLLFPIGTLASLIWMHILKQHNVKITWKQYVKVTILTIPPSMVFTLICLYYWIKLVFY